A window of Ananas comosus cultivar F153 linkage group 4, ASM154086v1, whole genome shotgun sequence contains these coding sequences:
- the LOC109709528 gene encoding disease resistance protein RGA2-like isoform X1 → MADGIASDLVTGVLGKLGSALWDEIGLLRSFKDDADDLRSNFSAIQAVLHDAQERSSAGKESHALRDWLRKLKDAAYDADDLLDEIRTQAVLRQQQYPEVQDQNQPAEKVCGFLSRANPMHLKSKRKMAHRMKELREKIGKIAKQRHDFGLAQAGPVRQAEFKRPETFSVVDEKTIVGRDGDKEKIVKLLLETGGDHDVSVIPIVGLGGLGKTTLAQLAFNDGRVTGQQRFDLRVWVYVSTNFDMKKIAKAVIDETEEKCNDLDNPDAVARCLVRICSQKRFLLVLDDVWNEDPDKWKELKVVFKDGKKGSKILVTTRSEKVATIMKTVEPHRVKGLSDDDCWTLFKRRAFDNGEENGYPNLVAIGQQIVKKCSGVPLAANALGSMMLFKRTEDAWSAIRDNEIWSLKEETTILPSLKLSYIQMPSALKQCFAYCSIFPKDYEIDKDDLIRQWIALGFISSNETWTSMEDIGNEYFNDLLWMSFLQDVEDEDDEKCYGNVTYRMHDLVHDLLMSVAREEVAVIVGEESTRIPKGRRYASIHYSSVMTHIPTTIARRLRALQFRKSSSHIMAFYSEAKYLRLLDLYGSEISMLPSSIGELKLLRYLNLSENSIQELPESITSLCNLQTLNLSSCCKICTLPTLLGSLTNLRILDLSYCSSLLSLPSSLCDLKNLHNLNLSALNSLVALPECIGSLQNLRILNLSGCGSLLSLPSSSSDLQHLVKLDISGCGKLCELPKMIQKLTKLRVLLNNNCSELKGMPRGIGKVVSLQELSVFVIGKQDRVEHCASISELAHLKLVGKLEINGLGNVTSPVDAKAANLIEKNLRSLKLVWNVLSGEEGMDTVLPAEEIDTVLENLQPHQKLENLKLEGYARGKFPSWMMNRIGSCLPNLVEIQLANIPRCSSLPPLGQLPFLKELTVRNMPAITNLGVDKFPALRSLELSCMPVLREWVTVLTVDDEEGRRERVPIFPCLTHLYLKECPKLRPEPCLPASVGFLTISGTSSGNLSLILERATPLDDGGDAADSLQPPPNKELWDLTIEKCQQLTCLPESLRSLTSLRYMTIKDCEDLERIEDWLGELADLRLLEIWGCSSLRYHKMTALEELEIKDCPLLLDADGQFVDTSVDHIKYVTVNESEYEYRKQASSSPQQEKSSPEEEESSPKEEEKKSWTSCWSKSNWLGSRT, encoded by the coding sequence ATGGCGGACGGGATCGCATCCGACTTGGTGACGGGAGTGCTCGGCAAGCTGGGCTCCGCTCTCTGGGACGAAATCGGACTGCTGCGGAGCTTCAAGGACGACGCGGACGACCTCAGAAGCAACTTCTCGGCGATCCAAGCGGTGCTTCACGACGCCCAGGAGCGAAGCAGCGCTGGGAAGGAGAGCCACGCTCTGCGCGACTGGCTGCGCAAACTGAAGGACGCCGCTTACGACGCCGACGACCTGCTGGACGAGATCCGGACGCAAGCGGTCCTCCGGCAACAGCAGTATCCCGAGGTGCAGGATCAAAACCAGCCAGCTGAAAAGGTATGTGGATTTCTGTCCCGCGCTAATCCGATGCATCTGAAGTCTAAGCGCAAGATGGCACACAGGATGAAAGAGCTCAGAGAAAAGATCGGTAAGATCGCGAAACAGAGGCATGATTTTGGTCTTGCCCAAGCTGGCCCTGTTCGGCAGGCTGAGTTCAAGCGCCCTGAGACATTCTCGGTCGTCGACGAAAAGACGATAGTAGGGAGAGATGGTGATAAAGAGAAAATTGTGAAGCTACTGCTAGAGACGGGCGGCGATCACGACGTGTCAGTCATTCCGATCGTGGGATTGGGGGGTTTGGGGAAGACGACGCTCGCTCAGCTGGCCTTCAATGACGGCCGGGTTACGGGCCAGCAGCGCTTTGATCTACGGGTGTGGGTTTACGTGTCTACCAATTTCGACATGAAGAAGATTGCAAAGGCAGTGATAGATGAAACTGAAGAGAAGTGTAATGATCTTGATAACCCGGACGCCGTCGCGAGGTGCCTTGTCAGGATCTGTAGCCAGAAGAGATTTTTGCTGGTGCTGGATGATGTATGGAACGAAGATCCGGATAAGTGGAAGGAATTGAAGGTTGTATTTAAGGACGGCAAGAAGGGAAGCAAAATCTTAGTGACCACGCGGAGCGAAAAAGTCGCGACGATAATGAAAACAGTAGAACCACACCGTGTGAAAGGCTTATCAGATGATGATTGTTGGACATTGTTCAAAAGACGGGCATTCGATAATGGGGAAGAGAACGGCTATCCAAATTTGGTGGCAATCGGACAGCAGATAGTTAAGAAGTGCAGCGGTGTGCCGTTAGCAGCGAATGCTTTAGGAAGTATGATGCTCTTTAAGAGGACAGAGGATGCATGGTCCGCTATTAGGGATAACGAAATTTGGAGTCTGAAAGAAGAGACAACTATTTTACCATCATTAAAGTTGAGCTACATTCAGATGCCGTCGGCTTTGAAGCAGTGCTTTGCTTACTGCTCCATATTCCCAAAAGACTACGAGATTGACAAGGATGACTTGATCCGGCAATGGATTGCTTTAGGCTTCATTTCATCGAATGAAACATGGACTTCGATGGAAGATATTGGGAATGAGTACTTTAACGATCTATTATGGATGTCTTTCCTTCAAGACGTGGAGGATGAGGACGACGAGAAATGTTATGGAAATGTTACGTACCGGATGCATGATTTAGTGCACGACCTCTTAATGTCTGTAGCAAGAGAAGAAGTTGCTGTTATAGTTGGAGAAGAGTCGACAAGGATCCCAAAAGGTCGCCGCTATGCATCAATACACTACAGTAGTGTCATGACACATATTCCAACCACAATAGCGCGGAGGTTGCGAGCTCTTCAATTTAGGAAATCTAGCTCACATATTATGGCTTTTTATAGCGAGGCAAAATACTTACGCCTGTTGGATTTATATGGTTCCGAAATTTCTATGCTGCCAAGCTCAATCGGTGAGTTGAAGCTCTTAAGATACCTCAACCTTTCGGAGAACAGTATACAAGAATTGCCTGAATCAATTACCAGCCTCTGCAACTTGCAAACCTTGAATCTTTCAAGCTGTTGCAAGATCTGTACATTACCCACATTGTTAGGAAGTCTTACGAATTTGCGGATTTTAGATTTAAGCTACTGCAGTTCTCTACTATCATTACCCTCATCATTATGTGATCTCAAAAACCTGCATAACTTAAACCTATCCGCTCTAAATTCTTTGGTGGCATTACCTGAATGCATTGGGAGCCTTCAAAACTTGCGTATTCTGAATCTTTCTGGGTGCGGTTCTCTACTATCATTACCCTCATCGTCAAGTGATCTTCAGCATTTAGTGAAACTCGACATTAGTGGCTGTGGAAAATTATGTGAGCTGCCTAAAATGATCCAAAAACTGACCAAACTTAGAGTCTTGTTAAACAACAATTGCTCGGAATTGAAGGGCATGCCCCGAGGGATCGGCAAGGTAGTTAGCTTGCAGGAATTGTCCGTTTTTGTCATCGGCAAGCAAGACCGCGTTGAACATTGTGCTAGCATTTCTGAGTTGGCGCACTTGAAGCTTGTCGGCAAGCTGGAGATCAATGGTCTTGGAAATGTAACGAGTCCAGTTGATGCCAAGGCTGCAAATTTGATAGAGAAGAACCTGCGGTCTTTGAAGTTGGTATGGAACGTTTTAAGTGGGGAAGAAGGCATGGATACTGTACTACCAGCGGAAGAGATCGATACCGTGCTAGAAAATCTTCAACCACATCAAAAGCTagagaatttaaaattagaaggCTATGCAAGAGGGAAGTTTCCTAGCTGGATGATGAATAGGATTGGCTCGTGCCTCCCTAATCTCGTTGAAATCCAACTTGCGAATATTCCCAGATGCAGCTCACTCCCGCCGCTGGGGCAACTTCCTTTTCTTAAAGAACTAACTGTACGAAATATGCCCGCAATAACAAATTTGGGCGTAGATAAGTTCCCTGCCCTGAGGAGCCTTGAATTGTCCTGCATGCCGGTGCTGCGAGAATGGGTGACTGTGTTGACGGTGGATGACGAAGAAGGCAGGCGAGAACGAGTTCCCATTTTTCCGTGTCTCACTCATTTGTACCTTAAAGAATGCCCTAAATTGAGGCCGGAGCCTTGCCTCCCAGCATCGGTTGGTTTTCTGACCATTTCCGGAACAAGCAGCGGGAACCTATCATTAATTCTCGAACGTGCGACGCCACTTGATGACGGCGGTGATGCCGCTGATTCACTCCAACCGCCACCAAATAAGGAGCTGTGGGATCTAACAATAGAAAAATGTCAGCAGCTAACTTGTTTGCCCGAGAGCTTGCGGAGTCTCACCTCCCTCCGGTATATGACAATAAAGGATTGTGAAGATCTTGAGAGAATTGAAGATTGGCTCGGGGAGCTCGCCGACCTGCGCCTCTTGGAGATCTGGGGGTGCAGCAGTCTCCGTTACCACAAAATGACCGCACTTGAGGAGTTAGAGATTAAGGATTGCCCGCTGTTGCTCGATGCAGATGGACAATTTGTCGACACCAGTGTCGATCACATCAAATATGTCACTGTTAATGAAAG
- the LOC109709528 gene encoding disease resistance protein RGA2-like isoform X2, which translates to MKELREKIGKIAKQRHDFGLAQAGPVRQAEFKRPETFSVVDEKTIVGRDGDKEKIVKLLLETGGDHDVSVIPIVGLGGLGKTTLAQLAFNDGRVTGQQRFDLRVWVYVSTNFDMKKIAKAVIDETEEKCNDLDNPDAVARCLVRICSQKRFLLVLDDVWNEDPDKWKELKVVFKDGKKGSKILVTTRSEKVATIMKTVEPHRVKGLSDDDCWTLFKRRAFDNGEENGYPNLVAIGQQIVKKCSGVPLAANALGSMMLFKRTEDAWSAIRDNEIWSLKEETTILPSLKLSYIQMPSALKQCFAYCSIFPKDYEIDKDDLIRQWIALGFISSNETWTSMEDIGNEYFNDLLWMSFLQDVEDEDDEKCYGNVTYRMHDLVHDLLMSVAREEVAVIVGEESTRIPKGRRYASIHYSSVMTHIPTTIARRLRALQFRKSSSHIMAFYSEAKYLRLLDLYGSEISMLPSSIGELKLLRYLNLSENSIQELPESITSLCNLQTLNLSSCCKICTLPTLLGSLTNLRILDLSYCSSLLSLPSSLCDLKNLHNLNLSALNSLVALPECIGSLQNLRILNLSGCGSLLSLPSSSSDLQHLVKLDISGCGKLCELPKMIQKLTKLRVLLNNNCSELKGMPRGIGKVVSLQELSVFVIGKQDRVEHCASISELAHLKLVGKLEINGLGNVTSPVDAKAANLIEKNLRSLKLVWNVLSGEEGMDTVLPAEEIDTVLENLQPHQKLENLKLEGYARGKFPSWMMNRIGSCLPNLVEIQLANIPRCSSLPPLGQLPFLKELTVRNMPAITNLGVDKFPALRSLELSCMPVLREWVTVLTVDDEEGRRERVPIFPCLTHLYLKECPKLRPEPCLPASVGFLTISGTSSGNLSLILERATPLDDGGDAADSLQPPPNKELWDLTIEKCQQLTCLPESLRSLTSLRYMTIKDCEDLERIEDWLGELADLRLLEIWGCSSLRYHKMTALEELEIKDCPLLLDADGQFVDTSVDHIKYVTVNESEYEYRKQASSSPQQEKSSPEEEESSPKEEEKKSWTSCWSKSNWLGSRT; encoded by the coding sequence ATGAAAGAGCTCAGAGAAAAGATCGGTAAGATCGCGAAACAGAGGCATGATTTTGGTCTTGCCCAAGCTGGCCCTGTTCGGCAGGCTGAGTTCAAGCGCCCTGAGACATTCTCGGTCGTCGACGAAAAGACGATAGTAGGGAGAGATGGTGATAAAGAGAAAATTGTGAAGCTACTGCTAGAGACGGGCGGCGATCACGACGTGTCAGTCATTCCGATCGTGGGATTGGGGGGTTTGGGGAAGACGACGCTCGCTCAGCTGGCCTTCAATGACGGCCGGGTTACGGGCCAGCAGCGCTTTGATCTACGGGTGTGGGTTTACGTGTCTACCAATTTCGACATGAAGAAGATTGCAAAGGCAGTGATAGATGAAACTGAAGAGAAGTGTAATGATCTTGATAACCCGGACGCCGTCGCGAGGTGCCTTGTCAGGATCTGTAGCCAGAAGAGATTTTTGCTGGTGCTGGATGATGTATGGAACGAAGATCCGGATAAGTGGAAGGAATTGAAGGTTGTATTTAAGGACGGCAAGAAGGGAAGCAAAATCTTAGTGACCACGCGGAGCGAAAAAGTCGCGACGATAATGAAAACAGTAGAACCACACCGTGTGAAAGGCTTATCAGATGATGATTGTTGGACATTGTTCAAAAGACGGGCATTCGATAATGGGGAAGAGAACGGCTATCCAAATTTGGTGGCAATCGGACAGCAGATAGTTAAGAAGTGCAGCGGTGTGCCGTTAGCAGCGAATGCTTTAGGAAGTATGATGCTCTTTAAGAGGACAGAGGATGCATGGTCCGCTATTAGGGATAACGAAATTTGGAGTCTGAAAGAAGAGACAACTATTTTACCATCATTAAAGTTGAGCTACATTCAGATGCCGTCGGCTTTGAAGCAGTGCTTTGCTTACTGCTCCATATTCCCAAAAGACTACGAGATTGACAAGGATGACTTGATCCGGCAATGGATTGCTTTAGGCTTCATTTCATCGAATGAAACATGGACTTCGATGGAAGATATTGGGAATGAGTACTTTAACGATCTATTATGGATGTCTTTCCTTCAAGACGTGGAGGATGAGGACGACGAGAAATGTTATGGAAATGTTACGTACCGGATGCATGATTTAGTGCACGACCTCTTAATGTCTGTAGCAAGAGAAGAAGTTGCTGTTATAGTTGGAGAAGAGTCGACAAGGATCCCAAAAGGTCGCCGCTATGCATCAATACACTACAGTAGTGTCATGACACATATTCCAACCACAATAGCGCGGAGGTTGCGAGCTCTTCAATTTAGGAAATCTAGCTCACATATTATGGCTTTTTATAGCGAGGCAAAATACTTACGCCTGTTGGATTTATATGGTTCCGAAATTTCTATGCTGCCAAGCTCAATCGGTGAGTTGAAGCTCTTAAGATACCTCAACCTTTCGGAGAACAGTATACAAGAATTGCCTGAATCAATTACCAGCCTCTGCAACTTGCAAACCTTGAATCTTTCAAGCTGTTGCAAGATCTGTACATTACCCACATTGTTAGGAAGTCTTACGAATTTGCGGATTTTAGATTTAAGCTACTGCAGTTCTCTACTATCATTACCCTCATCATTATGTGATCTCAAAAACCTGCATAACTTAAACCTATCCGCTCTAAATTCTTTGGTGGCATTACCTGAATGCATTGGGAGCCTTCAAAACTTGCGTATTCTGAATCTTTCTGGGTGCGGTTCTCTACTATCATTACCCTCATCGTCAAGTGATCTTCAGCATTTAGTGAAACTCGACATTAGTGGCTGTGGAAAATTATGTGAGCTGCCTAAAATGATCCAAAAACTGACCAAACTTAGAGTCTTGTTAAACAACAATTGCTCGGAATTGAAGGGCATGCCCCGAGGGATCGGCAAGGTAGTTAGCTTGCAGGAATTGTCCGTTTTTGTCATCGGCAAGCAAGACCGCGTTGAACATTGTGCTAGCATTTCTGAGTTGGCGCACTTGAAGCTTGTCGGCAAGCTGGAGATCAATGGTCTTGGAAATGTAACGAGTCCAGTTGATGCCAAGGCTGCAAATTTGATAGAGAAGAACCTGCGGTCTTTGAAGTTGGTATGGAACGTTTTAAGTGGGGAAGAAGGCATGGATACTGTACTACCAGCGGAAGAGATCGATACCGTGCTAGAAAATCTTCAACCACATCAAAAGCTagagaatttaaaattagaaggCTATGCAAGAGGGAAGTTTCCTAGCTGGATGATGAATAGGATTGGCTCGTGCCTCCCTAATCTCGTTGAAATCCAACTTGCGAATATTCCCAGATGCAGCTCACTCCCGCCGCTGGGGCAACTTCCTTTTCTTAAAGAACTAACTGTACGAAATATGCCCGCAATAACAAATTTGGGCGTAGATAAGTTCCCTGCCCTGAGGAGCCTTGAATTGTCCTGCATGCCGGTGCTGCGAGAATGGGTGACTGTGTTGACGGTGGATGACGAAGAAGGCAGGCGAGAACGAGTTCCCATTTTTCCGTGTCTCACTCATTTGTACCTTAAAGAATGCCCTAAATTGAGGCCGGAGCCTTGCCTCCCAGCATCGGTTGGTTTTCTGACCATTTCCGGAACAAGCAGCGGGAACCTATCATTAATTCTCGAACGTGCGACGCCACTTGATGACGGCGGTGATGCCGCTGATTCACTCCAACCGCCACCAAATAAGGAGCTGTGGGATCTAACAATAGAAAAATGTCAGCAGCTAACTTGTTTGCCCGAGAGCTTGCGGAGTCTCACCTCCCTCCGGTATATGACAATAAAGGATTGTGAAGATCTTGAGAGAATTGAAGATTGGCTCGGGGAGCTCGCCGACCTGCGCCTCTTGGAGATCTGGGGGTGCAGCAGTCTCCGTTACCACAAAATGACCGCACTTGAGGAGTTAGAGATTAAGGATTGCCCGCTGTTGCTCGATGCAGATGGACAATTTGTCGACACCAGTGTCGATCACATCAAATATGTCACTGTTAATGAAAG
- the LOC109709117 gene encoding putative disease resistance protein RGA1 — protein MAEGIAFDLVKGVLGKLGSALWDEIGLLRSFKDDADDLRSNFSAIQAVLLDAEERSSAGKESHALRHWLRKLKDAAYDADDLLDEIRTEAEKVRGFLSRANPMHLKFKREMAHRMKELREKIGKIAKQRNDFGLAEAGPGRQAEFKPRETSSLFDEKEIVGRDDDKEKIVKLLLETGCDHNVSVIPIVGLGGLGKTTLARLAFADGRVTGQQPFDLRVWICVSTDFDRKTIARSVKSATETKEECNLDTLESASSFLDRIFSQKRFLLVLDDVWNEDQQKWNGLNGLKVVFKDGRQGSKILVTTRSEKVAEIMGTVEPHRVKGLSDDDCWTLFKRLAFKEGEENGYPTLVEIGKQIVKKCGGLPLAANALGSMMRFKSRTEDAWSAIRDSEIWRSEESEISRSEERIILPSLKLSYIQMPSALKQCFAYCSIFPKDYKINKDDLIRQWIALGFISSQETWTSMEDIGNKYFNNLLWMSFLQDVGKNYRNVTICRMHDLVHDLAQSVAKEEVAVIGVAKEEVAVIGGEESIRITEGCRYVSIHSCCTPDVSITVKRRLRALQFRESSSLIMAFYSEAKCLRLLELCDSKISMLPSSIGKLKLLRYLDLSGTDIEKLPKSITGLCNLQTLNLSSCRKIRTLPKFLGRLTNLRILDLGGCLSLTSISNLQNLYALNLSLCENVISLEPICHLKNLHYLDLSNIDSLVALPESIGSLQNLRVLNLSRCCCLKWLPSSLCALKNLCNLNLSCLNSLVTLPESIGSLQNLRILDLSNSFSLKSLPSSLCDLKNLHDLNLSCLKSLVTLPESIGSLQNLRILNVSECYSLESLPSSLCDLKNLHDLNLSNLRSLVTLPESIGSLQNLRVLNISKCYSLLSLPSSSSDLQHLEKLDISDCGKLCELPKMIQKLTKLKELLNSDCSELKGMPRGIGKLVSLQKLPLFVVGKQDRVEHCASISELEHLKLVGWLEIKGLENVTSPVDAKAANLIEKKLRSLKLEWNVLSAEEGTDSTVLPAEEIETVLENLQPHQKLEKLEIQGYGGGKFPSWMMNRISSCLPNLVEIRLAGMPGCSALPPLGQLPFLKELIIGNMPAITNLGVEKFTALTSLWLSSMPVLREWVTVLTVDDEEGRRERVPIFPCLTHLILYECPQFSPEPCLPASVEYLEISGTSSENLSLILERATPLDIGLRDLKIQECHQLTCLPESLRSLTSLKSLSIWSCEDLERIEDWIEELTKLRSLEIWRCSNLRYLPAHKITTLYKLDIRECPLLLDADGQLVDTSVDHIEEVTVDGRLVLSSFWRRFVV, from the exons ATGGCGGAGGGGATCGCATTCGATCTGGTCAAAGGAGTGCTGGGCAAGCTGGGCTCCGCTCTCTGGGACGAAATCGGGCTGCTGCGGAGCTTCAAGGACGACGCGGACGATCTCAGAAGCAACTTCTCGGCGATCCAGGCGGTGCTTCTCGACGCCGAGGAGCGGAGCAGCGCTGGGAAGGAGAGCCACGCTCTGCGCCACTGGCTGCGCAAACTGAAG GACGCCGCCTACGACGCCGACGACCTGCTGGACGAGATCCGGACGGAAGCTGAAAAGGTACGTGGATTTCTGTCCCGCGCTAATCCGATGCATCTGAAGTTTAAGCGCGAGATGGCACACAGGATGAAAGAGCTCAGAGAAAAGATTGGTAAGATAGCGAAACAAAGAAATGATTTCGGTCTTGCCGAAGCTGGCCCTGGTCGGCAGGCTGAGTTCAAGCCCCGTGAGACATCCTCGCTCTTCGATGAAAAGGAAATAGTTGGGAGAGATGATGATAAAGAGAAAATTGTGAAGCTACTGCTGGAGACGGGCTGCGATCACAACGTGTCGGTCATTCCGATCGTGGGATTGGGGGGTTTGGGGAAGACGACGCTCGCTCGGCTGGCCTTCGCCGACGGGCGGGTTACGGGCCAGCAGCCCTTCGATCTACGGGTGTGGATCTGCGTGTCTACCGATTTCGACAGAAAGACGATTGCAAGGTCGGTCAAATCCGCAACCGAAACCAAAGAGGAGTGCAATCTTGACACCTTGGAATCCGCCTCGAGTTTTCTCGACAGGATCTTTAGCCAGAAGAGATTCTTGCTGGTGTTGGATGATGTATGGAACGAAGATCAGCAGAAGTGGAATGGTTTGAATGGTTTGAAGGTTGTATTTAAGGACGGCAGGCAGGGAAGTAAAATCTTAGTAACCACACGAAGCGAAAAGGTTGCCGAGATAATGGGAACAGTCGAACCACACCGTGTGAAAGGCTTATCGGATGATGATTGTTGGACATTGTTCAAAAGGCTGGCATTCAAGGAAGGGGAAGAGAACGGCTATCCGACTTTGGTGGAAATTGGAAAGCAGATAGTTAAGAAGTGTGGTGGCTTGCCTTTAGCAGCGAATGCTTTAGGAAGTATGATGCGCTTTAAGAGCAGGACAGAGGATGCATGGTCCGCTATTAGAGATAGTGAAATATGGAGGTCGGAAGAAAGCGAAATATCGAGGTCGGAAGAAAGAATTATTTTACCATCATTAAAATTGAGCTATATTCAGATGCCGTCGGCTTTGAAGCAGTGCTTTGCTTACTGCTCCATATTCCCCAAGGACTACAAGATTAACAAGGATGACTTGATCCGGCAATGGATTGCTTTAGGCTTCATTTCATCGCAAGAAACATGGACTTCGATGGAAGATATTGGGAATAAGTACTTTAACAATTTATTATGGATGTCTTTTCTTCAAGACGTGgggaaaaattatagaaatgtTACCATCTGCCGTATGCATGATTTAGTGCACGACCTCGCACAATCTGTGGCAAAAGAAGAAGTTGCTGTTATAGGTGTGGCAAAAGAAGAAGTTGCTGTTATAGGTGGAGAAGAGTCGATAAGGATCACGGAAGGCTGCCGCTATGTCTCGATACACAGTTGTTGCACGCCAGATGTTTCAATTACCGTAAAGCGGAGGTTGCGAGCTCTTCAGTTTAGGGAATCTAGTTCACTTATTATGGCCTTTTATAGCGAGGCAAAATGCTTACGCTTGTTGGAATTATGTGATTCCAAAATTTCTATGCTGCCAAGCTCAATCGGTAAGTTGAAGCTCTTAAGATACCTCGACCTTTCGGGGACCGATATAGAAAAATTGCCTAAATCAATTACCGGCCTCTGCAACTTGCAAACCTTGAATCTTTCAAGCTGCCGCAAGATCCGTACACTACCCAAATTTCTAGGAAGGCTTACGAATTTGCGGATTTTAGATTTAGGAGGTTGCCTATCTCTGACCTCCATTAGCAACCTTCAGAATTTGTACGCACTAAATTTGAGTTTGTGCGAAAATGTGATATCACTTGAACCTATATGTCACCTCAAAAACCTGCATTACCTAGACCTGTCAAATATAGACTCTTTGGTGGCATTACCTGAATCCATTGGGAGCCTTCAAAACTTGCGTGTTCTGAACCTTTCTAGGTGCTGTTGTCTAAAATGGTTACCCTCATCATTATGTGCTCTCAAAAACCTGTGTAACTTAAACCTATCGTGTCTAAATTCTTTGGTGACATTACCTGAATCCATTGGGAGCCTTCAAAACTTGCGTATTCTGGACCTTTCGAACAGCTTTTCTCTAAAATCATTACCCTCATCGTTATGTGATCTCAAAAACCTGCATGACTTAAACCTATCGTGTCTAAAATCTTTGGTGACATTACCTGAATCTATTGGGAGCCTTCAAAACTTGCGTATTCTGAACGTTTCTGAATGCTATTCTCTAGAATCATTACCCTCATCGTTATGTGATCTCAAAAACCTGCATGACTTAAACCTATCAAATCTAAGATCTTTGGTGACATTACCTGAATCCATTGGGAGCCTTCAAAACTTGCGTGTTCTGAATATTTCTAAATGCTATTCTCTACTATCATTACCCTCATCGTCAAGTGATCTTCAGCATTTAGAGAAACTCGACATCAGTGATTGTGGAAAATTATGTGAGCTGCCTAAAATGATCCAAAAGCTGACCAAACTAAAAGAATTGTTAAACTCCGATTGCTCGGAATTGAAGGGCATGCCTCGAGGGATCGGCAAGTTAGTTAGCTTGCAGAAATTACCCCTTTTTGTCGTCGGCAAGCAAGACCGCGTCGAACATTGTGCTAGCATCTCTGAGCTAGAGCACCTTAAGCTTGTCGGCTGGCTGGAGATCAAGGGTCTTGAAAATGTAACGAGTCCGGTTGATGCCAAGGCTGCAaatttgatagagaagaagctGCGGTCTTTGAAGTTGGAATGGAACGTTTTAAGTGCGGAAGAAGGCACGGATAGTACTGTACTACCGGCGGAAGAGATCGAAACCGTGCTAGAAAATCTTCAACCACATCAAAAGCTAGAGAAATTGGAAATACAAGGCTATGGAGGCGGGAAGTTTCCTAGCTGGATGATGAATAGGATTAGCTCGTGCCTCCCAAATCTCGTTGAAATCAGACTTGCCGGTATGCCCGGATGCAGCGCACTCCCGCCGCTAGGGCAACTTCCTTTTCTTAAAGAACTAATTATAGGAAATATGCCCGCAATAACAAATTTGGGCGTAGAAAAGTTCACTGCGCTGACGAGCCTTTGGTTGTCCTCCATGCCGGTGCTGCGAGAATGGGTGACGGTATTGACGGTGGATGACGAAGAAGGCAGGCGAGAGCGAGTTCCCATTTTTCCGTGTCTCACTCATTTGATTCTATATGAATGTCCTCAGTTCAGCCCAGAGCCTTGCCTCCCGGCGTCGGTTGAGTATCTGGAAATTTCCGGAACAAGCAGCGAGAATCTATCGTTAATTCTCGAACGCGCGACGCCACTTGATATCGGGCTGCGGGATCTAAAAATACAAGAATGTCATCAGCTAACTTGTTTGCCCGAGAGCTTGCGGAGTCTCACGTCCCTCAAGAGCCTGAGTATATGGAGTTGCGAAGATCTCGAGAGAATTGAAGATTGGATCGAGGAGCTCACCAAGCTGCGGTCCTTAGAGATCTGGCGGTGCAGCAATCTCCGTTACTTGCCTGCCCACAAGATAACCACACTTTATAAGTTAGATATTAGGGAGTGCCCCCTGTTGCTCGATGCAGATGGACAACTTGTCGACACCAGTGTCGATCACATCGAAGAAGTCACAGTTGATGGAAG GTTGGTGCTGTCTAgcttttggaggagatttgTTGTGTAA